In Gemmatimonadota bacterium, the following are encoded in one genomic region:
- a CDS encoding phytanoyl-CoA dioxygenase family protein, with protein MSEARTETHRGLTVEEVGTFHDQGFLVAGKLLDDEHVEALRTEYDRVFETARESGRYRNLSIDDTEDKSRKRNARSQMLQIMQMCERSIEFRKLLYHEPILDIVESLLGPNIQLFHDQALYKPPRQGGPVFWHQDNGYWQCTPANLVSCWLTLDDVDVSNGAMHLIPGSHRLLVNHERSAETGALLDLGEKAESEKATVVDLPAGGAMFHHCQTMHHTPANVTDRPRRAFAIHYMTPGTKRMRDGAYIDVSFAHPMLRMRV; from the coding sequence ATGTCCGAGGCACGAACGGAAACCCATCGCGGACTGACCGTGGAAGAAGTCGGCACGTTCCACGACCAGGGGTTCCTGGTGGCCGGCAAGTTGCTGGACGACGAGCACGTGGAAGCGCTCCGGACGGAGTACGACCGCGTGTTCGAGACCGCGCGCGAAAGCGGCCGTTACCGCAACCTCTCCATCGATGACACGGAAGACAAGTCGCGCAAGCGCAATGCCCGGTCGCAGATGCTGCAGATCATGCAGATGTGCGAACGCAGCATCGAGTTCAGGAAACTGCTCTACCATGAGCCGATCCTGGACATCGTCGAGTCCCTGCTTGGACCCAACATCCAGTTGTTCCACGACCAGGCCCTCTACAAGCCGCCCCGGCAGGGCGGCCCCGTCTTCTGGCACCAGGACAACGGCTACTGGCAGTGTACCCCCGCCAATCTGGTGAGCTGCTGGCTCACGCTGGACGACGTGGACGTGTCCAACGGGGCCATGCACCTGATTCCCGGGTCGCACCGGCTCCTGGTCAACCACGAGCGGTCGGCCGAGACCGGCGCCCTCCTCGACCTGGGCGAAAAGGCCGAATCGGAGAAGGCGACGGTGGTCGACCTCCCCGCGGGCGGCGCCATGTTCCATCACTGCCAGACCATGCACCACACCCCGGCCAACGTCACCGACCGGCCGCGCAGGGCCTTCGCCATCCACTACATGACACCCGGCACGAAGCGCATGCGGGACGGGGCATACATCGATGTCTCCTTCGCCCACCCCATGCTGCGGATGCGGGTATAG
- a CDS encoding heme ABC transporter ATP-binding protein, translating to METAIRVEDLSCGYDRRPVLEGLSFDLRQGEMLGVIGPNGSGKSTLIRALTRILPLSRGRIALYGTPLQDYTVREIAREVAVIPQQTPVTFAFSSLDVVMMGRTPHLKRFRREGPEDHDIALEAMRRTDCLAFRDRPIHELSGGERQRVIIARALAQQPSILLLDEPTSFLDLNHQVEIFDLLRHVCARDGLAVLCVSHDLNLSSEYCHRLMMLKEGRIYTDGPPEHILTQGHIKAVFETDVTVIKSPYSGSPQIILKPGD from the coding sequence ATGGAAACCGCCATACGCGTAGAAGACCTCTCCTGCGGTTACGATCGTCGCCCGGTGCTGGAGGGCCTGTCCTTCGACCTGCGCCAGGGCGAGATGCTGGGGGTGATCGGGCCGAACGGATCGGGGAAGAGCACGTTGATACGCGCGCTTACGCGGATCTTGCCGCTGAGCCGGGGACGCATTGCGCTCTACGGGACGCCGCTTCAGGACTACACGGTCCGTGAGATCGCGCGCGAGGTCGCCGTCATTCCCCAGCAGACGCCGGTTACCTTCGCCTTCTCCTCGCTGGATGTCGTCATGATGGGCAGGACGCCCCACCTGAAGCGCTTCAGGAGAGAAGGTCCCGAAGACCACGACATCGCCCTCGAAGCCATGAGACGGACCGACTGCCTCGCCTTCAGGGACCGCCCCATACACGAGCTGTCCGGCGGCGAAAGGCAGCGAGTCATCATCGCCCGGGCGCTGGCGCAGCAGCCGTCGATCCTTCTTCTGGACGAACCGACCTCCTTCCTGGACCTGAACCACCAGGTCGAGATATTTGATCTGCTACGCCACGTGTGCGCCCGCGACGGGCTCGCCGTGCTGTGCGTGTCCCACGATCTCAATCTCTCGTCGGAATACTGCCACAGGCTGATGATGCTGAAAGAAGGGCGTATCTACACTGATGGTCCGCCCGAGCACATCCTTACCCAGGGACACATCAAGGCGGTCTTCGAGACCGATGTGACCGTGATAAAAAGCCCCTATTCGGGTTCGCCGCAGATCATTCTGAAACCGGGAGACTGA
- a CDS encoding iron chelate uptake ABC transporter family permease subunit: MKRPLILALTAVILFAACVFSMGVGAVYIPAGDVLRVLADHLWPGGTLEAARTATDTIVWEIRLPRTLLAVLVGAALASSGGVMQGFFQNPMADPYIMGISAGAALGATVAVTLDLQFWMLGLNAVSIAAFLCGLAVTMVVYAFSRRGGRVASTTLLLTGIAIGAMATSFTSYMLVMGGENQRQLLFWLMGSLSARRWDHVWMLLPYAAVGLAVVLVYARELNVLLLGDEQASQLGVHVERVKLILLTAAACLAAAAVSVSGIIGFVGLLAPHMVRLIVGPDYRILTPMAALAGALLLVLADLVARTAMAPAEMPIGILTTLLGAPFFLYLLHRQRRV, translated from the coding sequence ATGAAACGGCCCCTCATACTGGCCTTGACGGCCGTCATCCTCTTCGCCGCCTGTGTCTTCTCCATGGGTGTGGGCGCCGTGTATATACCGGCCGGCGACGTGCTGCGGGTGCTGGCGGATCACCTGTGGCCAGGCGGCACACTCGAGGCGGCGAGGACGGCGACGGACACGATCGTCTGGGAGATCCGCCTGCCGAGAACCCTCCTGGCGGTGCTTGTAGGGGCCGCCCTGGCCAGTTCGGGCGGGGTGATGCAGGGTTTCTTCCAGAATCCCATGGCCGATCCCTATATCATGGGCATATCGGCCGGCGCCGCGCTGGGCGCTACGGTCGCGGTCACCCTGGACCTGCAATTCTGGATGCTCGGGCTGAACGCCGTATCCATCGCGGCGTTCCTCTGCGGCCTGGCCGTGACCATGGTGGTGTACGCCTTTTCCCGCCGGGGAGGCCGCGTGGCTTCGACCACCCTGCTCCTGACGGGCATAGCCATCGGCGCCATGGCGACGTCCTTCACGTCCTACATGCTCGTGATGGGCGGCGAGAACCAGCGCCAGTTGCTTTTCTGGCTCATGGGCAGCCTGTCCGCCCGGAGATGGGACCACGTCTGGATGCTTCTGCCCTATGCAGCGGTGGGTCTGGCCGTCGTGCTCGTTTACGCACGGGAACTGAACGTGCTGCTTCTGGGGGATGAGCAGGCGTCCCAGCTGGGCGTGCACGTCGAACGGGTCAAGCTGATCCTGCTGACGGCGGCCGCCTGCCTCGCCGCGGCCGCGGTATCGGTGAGCGGCATCATCGGTTTCGTCGGCCTGCTGGCGCCGCACATGGTCCGGCTGATTGTAGGACCCGACTACCGCATCCTGACGCCCATGGCCGCCCTGGCCGGCGCCCTTCTGCTGGTGCTGGCCGACCTGGTCGCCCGGACGGCCATGGCCCCCGCCGAAATGCCCATTGGCATCCTGACCACGTTGCTCGGTGCCCCGTTCTTTCTGTACCTGCTTCACCGGCAACGGCGGGTCTGA
- a CDS encoding cob(I)yrinic acid a,c-diamide adenosyltransferase produces MPRLTKIYTRKGDDGTTALGSRQRVPKESPRVASYGTVDELDSVIGVALAHGLAPRLAETLPVIQNELFHLGSDLCFTEEDKVKYQIPLIEARHVEKLEAIIDELNPIVGRLENFILPGGSPGAAYLHLARTVCRRAEREVAALSRDEAIGDYVLAYLNRLSDLLFVMSRYENKERGVEEPLWDSRL; encoded by the coding sequence ATGCCCAGGCTTACAAAGATCTACACCCGCAAAGGCGACGACGGGACCACCGCCCTCGGAAGCCGTCAGCGCGTACCCAAGGAGTCGCCCCGCGTGGCGAGCTACGGCACCGTGGACGAGCTCGATTCCGTCATCGGTGTCGCACTGGCGCACGGACTGGCGCCCCGGCTGGCCGAAACGCTGCCGGTCATTCAGAACGAACTCTTCCACCTTGGATCGGACCTGTGCTTCACCGAAGAGGACAAGGTGAAGTACCAGATCCCGCTGATCGAAGCCCGGCACGTCGAGAAACTCGAAGCGATCATCGACGAGTTGAATCCCATCGTCGGCCGGCTCGAGAACTTCATCCTTCCCGGCGGCTCTCCGGGAGCGGCGTATCTGCACCTGGCGCGGACGGTCTGCCGGCGCGCGGAACGGGAAGTGGCGGCCCTGTCCCGCGATGAGGCGATCGGGGACTACGTGCTGGCCTACCTGAACCGCCTCTCCGACCTGCTCTTCGTCATGTCACGATATGAAAACAAGGAACGGGGCGTCGAGGAACCGCTTTGGGACAGCAGGTTGTAG
- a CDS encoding adenosylcobinamide amidohydrolase has product MEEILDRQEYYLLKRDGRFLVTALRTPHQVLSTSACSGGMTDRVRFLVNHQSVEGQGHLDRFEWMLGLGETGYHHHVCKELGLEPEAVAMMGTAANMNYAARIVETFAELRVCAVVTAGVEGNAGCAGDPADWHEAESGQMERHPHERHPHDGTINTMLLVNWPLTPGAMARAVVTMTEGKSAALRDLAVSSRYSQDLATGTGTDQYCIAAPLDGTKQPKARAGHHAKLGELIGSSVRRATLEALRWQNGLEASSTRSLYHALKRYGFKADRFPPAMESRLGADEYALLDKNIRSVVHDPGVSAAAYAYAAVWDRVRYGTLSLVLAAPLLRQQAAVLASAVAAKPEAWPACYEQLAVHEDALLDAVYDAIALGWRLKWT; this is encoded by the coding sequence ATGGAAGAAATCCTCGACCGCCAAGAGTATTACCTGCTCAAGAGAGACGGACGGTTCCTCGTAACCGCATTGCGCACCCCCCACCAGGTGCTGAGTACCTCGGCCTGCAGCGGCGGAATGACCGACCGCGTCCGTTTTCTCGTCAACCACCAGAGCGTCGAGGGCCAGGGCCACCTGGATCGATTCGAATGGATGTTGGGACTTGGCGAGACCGGATACCATCACCACGTGTGTAAGGAGCTTGGGCTCGAACCGGAAGCCGTCGCGATGATGGGCACGGCCGCGAACATGAACTACGCCGCAAGGATCGTGGAGACCTTCGCGGAACTGCGCGTATGCGCCGTCGTGACCGCCGGGGTCGAGGGAAACGCCGGCTGCGCCGGCGATCCCGCGGACTGGCATGAAGCGGAATCCGGGCAGATGGAGAGACATCCCCACGAGAGACATCCCCACGACGGTACGATCAACACGATGCTGCTCGTCAACTGGCCGCTTACGCCCGGCGCCATGGCCCGCGCGGTCGTCACCATGACGGAGGGCAAGTCGGCGGCCCTCCGGGACCTGGCCGTCTCAAGCCGGTACTCCCAGGACCTGGCGACCGGTACGGGCACGGACCAGTACTGTATCGCCGCGCCCCTGGACGGGACGAAACAGCCCAAGGCCAGGGCGGGTCACCACGCGAAACTGGGCGAATTGATCGGTTCGTCCGTCCGCCGGGCGACCCTGGAGGCGCTGAGGTGGCAGAATGGACTGGAAGCCTCCAGCACGCGCAGCCTCTATCACGCGCTCAAACGTTACGGATTCAAAGCCGATCGGTTTCCGCCCGCCATGGAAAGCCGCCTGGGCGCGGACGAATACGCGCTCCTGGACAAGAACATCCGGTCGGTCGTCCACGATCCGGGCGTATCGGCCGCCGCGTACGCCTATGCGGCGGTCTGGGACCGCGTGAGGTACGGGACGTTGTCTCTGGTGCTGGCCGCCCCGCTGCTGAGACAGCAGGCCGCGGTCCTGGCCTCCGCGGTCGCGGCGAAACCGGAGGCCTGGCCGGCCTGCTACGAACAGCTTGCCGTCCATGAAGACGCGCTGCTGGATGCCGTCTACGACGCGATAGCCCTGGGATGGCGCCTGAAATGGACCTGA
- the cbiB gene encoding adenosylcobinamide-phosphate synthase CbiB — MDLTVLAPDPVLLLCAVVLDGILGDPVYRWHPVRLMGHTLTGVERVLRRTGLDGYAGGCVLFLALSAFWVGVSAALALWLNGLHPVLNGVYQVFLIYSMVALRDLCRHGMAIDRAGDLKGARRAVSMLVGRDTSAMDAAACRRAGMESLSENAVDGFIAPLCWYALLGLPGIVLYKVISTMDSMVGYRTPRYARFGWCGARLDDLFNLLPARLTWLLMTAVAFLLPGYSGRNALSVGWRQHALIPGPNSGWSEAAAAGAVQRRLVGPVRQDGKLVTEIWIGDEGDPEGGQTGDLRRMCVLVVVTCLVATALSILAMVVPAK; from the coding sequence ATGGACCTGACGGTACTCGCGCCGGACCCCGTTCTGCTCCTCTGCGCGGTGGTACTGGACGGCATCCTGGGGGATCCGGTCTACCGGTGGCATCCGGTACGCCTGATGGGCCATACGCTCACGGGCGTTGAGCGCGTGCTCCGCCGGACCGGACTGGACGGTTATGCGGGCGGGTGCGTGCTGTTCCTGGCGCTCTCTGCGTTCTGGGTAGGCGTCAGCGCGGCGTTGGCCCTGTGGCTGAACGGACTGCATCCGGTGCTGAACGGGGTCTACCAGGTTTTCTTGATTTACAGCATGGTGGCGCTCCGGGACCTGTGCCGCCATGGTATGGCCATCGATCGCGCCGGGGACCTGAAAGGCGCGCGACGTGCCGTGTCCATGCTGGTCGGCCGGGATACGTCCGCCATGGACGCCGCGGCCTGCCGTAGGGCGGGCATGGAAAGCCTGAGCGAGAACGCAGTGGACGGCTTCATCGCTCCGCTGTGCTGGTATGCCCTGCTGGGGTTGCCGGGCATCGTGCTCTACAAGGTGATCAGCACGATGGATTCCATGGTGGGGTACCGGACGCCCCGGTATGCGCGCTTCGGCTGGTGCGGGGCGCGGCTGGACGACCTTTTCAATCTCCTGCCCGCCCGGCTAACTTGGCTGCTGATGACGGCGGTCGCGTTTCTCCTGCCCGGGTATTCGGGCCGCAATGCCCTGTCAGTGGGATGGCGGCAGCATGCGCTCATTCCGGGTCCGAACTCCGGCTGGAGCGAAGCGGCAGCTGCCGGCGCCGTGCAGCGGCGATTAGTCGGACCGGTCCGGCAGGACGGTAAGCTGGTTACGGAGATCTGGATCGGCGACGAAGGCGATCCGGAAGGCGGCCAGACCGGCGACCTGCGCCGCATGTGCGTCCTGGTCGTGGTTACGTGCCTGGTAGCTACCGCTCTCTCGATTCTGGCCATGGTCGTGCCGGCAAAATAG
- a CDS encoding mechanosensitive ion channel: protein MTLQQLKDSGIQIAVWLRDTVLQVAPLLLEALLYLVVGLFVAWLIRKLVSRLLDKADRIVPYGSMKTYVKAFIQRHRVPVLLGGIAYWTVIAVVLAVVADTLGLVVVSSWLEALAGYLPRVMGAVAIVVVGFIGSIVLRDVIEMAAGSIGLDLGDNLLRFVRFLIVAVAFLLAAGQLGVDVSVISGLIMVIVGGVLLSAALAFGLGARASVSNILASHYLRKSFSEGEYVKVEGHRGRIIQMTATAVILESDEGRVVVPASVFNEQITVSGQKQNPDE, encoded by the coding sequence ATGACCTTACAACAACTCAAAGATAGTGGAATCCAGATCGCGGTATGGCTGAGAGACACCGTCCTGCAGGTAGCGCCGCTCCTTCTGGAGGCGTTGCTATACCTGGTCGTAGGGCTGTTCGTCGCATGGCTGATCAGAAAACTCGTCTCCAGATTGCTGGACAAGGCGGACCGCATCGTGCCTTACGGGAGCATGAAGACCTATGTGAAAGCTTTCATCCAGCGGCATCGCGTACCCGTCCTGCTCGGTGGCATCGCCTACTGGACGGTGATTGCCGTAGTCCTCGCCGTAGTGGCCGACACGCTGGGGCTGGTCGTGGTGTCCAGCTGGCTGGAGGCCCTCGCCGGTTACCTGCCCAGGGTGATGGGTGCCGTCGCCATCGTAGTAGTCGGGTTCATCGGCAGCATCGTCCTGCGCGACGTGATCGAGATGGCGGCCGGTTCGATCGGCCTGGACCTGGGTGATAACCTGTTGCGATTCGTGCGATTCCTGATCGTGGCGGTCGCCTTTCTCCTTGCCGCCGGTCAGCTCGGGGTCGACGTCTCGGTCATATCCGGCCTGATCATGGTCATCGTGGGCGGCGTCCTGCTCAGCGCCGCGCTGGCCTTCGGTCTCGGCGCGCGCGCTTCCGTGAGCAACATCCTGGCGAGCCACTACCTTCGCAAGTCCTTCTCCGAAGGCGAGTACGTCAAGGTCGAAGGCCACAGGGGACGCATCATCCAGATGACCGCCACCGCGGTCATCCTCGAATCCGATGAGGGCCGCGTGGTCGTCCCCGCGAGCGTTTTCAACGAGCAAATCACCGTAAGCGGCCAGAAGCAGAACCCCGATGAATAG
- the mgtE gene encoding magnesium transporter — protein MSESTTPSCADALIHEYVRLFPAEAASHIERMSPEEIVPALALVSPPELAETVRRMDPDVVAACVPAMQPEMIRTVFTRVEPAVGVSVFVRMERKDQDRAFSHLPHHLVREYRSLMSYPAESAGSLMDSRVTMFREDSTVEEALVQLRAVKGRDLLDLCVVDRENQLTGMVPLHRLVKADLGTRLTELVDGESIHIPDMAEREEVVALMEKYQITTIPVVNADGFLMGVIRHDTIFRAAQAEITEDLQTMFGAGREERAWSPVSFSIRKRLPWLEVNLVTAFLASFVVSLFEDTIAQITALAVFLPIVAGQSGNTGCQALAVVMRGLALREVRTGNWWRVTRKEAAIGFINGLVVAATTGLAVGLWTGIPAFGLVIGISMVASMLVAGVAGALIPLLLNAVGQDPAQSSSIILTTVTDVVGFMSFLGLATLMMGMLTPTP, from the coding sequence ATGAGTGAATCCACCACCCCATCCTGCGCCGATGCGCTGATCCATGAATATGTCCGGCTGTTCCCCGCGGAAGCAGCCTCACACATCGAGCGGATGTCCCCGGAGGAGATCGTGCCGGCCCTGGCCCTGGTCTCGCCGCCGGAACTCGCAGAAACCGTCAGAAGGATGGATCCCGATGTCGTCGCGGCGTGCGTCCCCGCCATGCAGCCCGAGATGATCCGGACCGTGTTTACCCGAGTCGAGCCTGCCGTCGGGGTAAGCGTCTTCGTCCGAATGGAAAGGAAGGACCAGGACAGGGCGTTTTCCCATCTGCCCCATCACCTGGTGAGAGAATACCGGTCGCTGATGTCCTATCCCGCCGAGTCCGCCGGTAGCCTGATGGATTCGCGCGTGACCATGTTCCGGGAGGACAGCACTGTGGAAGAAGCGCTGGTGCAGCTCCGAGCGGTCAAGGGACGCGACCTGCTCGATCTCTGCGTCGTCGACCGGGAGAACCAGCTGACCGGCATGGTACCCCTGCACCGCCTGGTCAAAGCCGATCTGGGTACCCGGCTCACCGAACTTGTGGACGGCGAGTCCATCCACATTCCCGACATGGCGGAGCGGGAGGAAGTCGTCGCGCTGATGGAGAAATACCAGATTACCACCATCCCGGTCGTAAACGCGGATGGATTTCTGATGGGCGTGATTCGCCACGATACGATCTTCAGGGCGGCCCAGGCGGAGATCACGGAGGACCTGCAGACCATGTTCGGCGCCGGCCGGGAGGAACGCGCGTGGTCCCCGGTCTCGTTCTCGATCCGGAAGCGGCTGCCCTGGCTGGAGGTGAACCTCGTGACGGCCTTCCTCGCTTCCTTCGTCGTCAGCCTCTTCGAGGACACGATCGCCCAGATCACCGCTTTGGCGGTATTTCTGCCGATCGTGGCCGGCCAGTCCGGCAACACGGGCTGTCAGGCGCTCGCGGTCGTCATGCGCGGCCTCGCCCTGCGCGAAGTCCGGACCGGCAACTGGTGGCGGGTCACGCGGAAAGAAGCGGCCATCGGGTTTATCAACGGGTTGGTCGTCGCGGCGACGACCGGTCTGGCCGTGGGGCTGTGGACCGGGATACCCGCCTTCGGGCTGGTGATCGGCATATCCATGGTCGCGTCCATGTTGGTCGCCGGCGTCGCTGGCGCGCTGATCCCCCTTCTGCTGAACGCGGTCGGCCAGGACCCCGCGCAGTCCTCGTCCATCATACTGACCACCGTAACCGATGTGGTGGGCTTCATGAGCTTTCTCGGTCTTGCCACGCTGATGATGGGAATGCTGACGCCTACGCCGTGA
- a CDS encoding mechanosensitive ion channel family protein, protein MNDSLEVAQDSLQAAASQAVSNGFPERIQEMLVSALGESMTGILYAVITILALLVLYRISKNLVIRAMKEKHRSDAQVLQFTTMWKYAFLLTGIVFVIVSMSGSLAAMGLTVAFLGMVLGWSLQRPVTGVAAWLMVMIKRPFKIGDRIIIMGVRGDVLDISPTHVLLGEVGGTVGGEESSNRGILIPNAVLFDQMVINYAVSKETKYILDEVPVRVSYDSDYQLAESTLIACARESTKEIVEELGREPEVRAEFFDSGVLMRLRYQSIAVERQKISTAIVAKIVNAFSNSDRLGFAYPHSAVEYKISEEASLPPVFRYVPLEPGNQGDSK, encoded by the coding sequence ATGAACGATTCGCTGGAAGTCGCACAGGATTCCCTCCAGGCCGCCGCTTCCCAGGCCGTATCGAATGGATTCCCGGAGCGGATCCAGGAAATGCTGGTCAGTGCCCTGGGAGAATCCATGACCGGAATCCTTTACGCCGTGATTACGATCCTGGCCCTTCTGGTGCTGTACAGGATTTCGAAGAACCTGGTCATACGGGCCATGAAGGAGAAGCACCGAAGCGACGCCCAGGTCCTGCAGTTCACTACCATGTGGAAATACGCCTTCCTCCTTACGGGCATCGTCTTCGTGATCGTGAGCATGTCCGGTTCGCTGGCGGCCATGGGGCTGACCGTGGCGTTCCTGGGCATGGTACTGGGTTGGTCGCTGCAGCGTCCGGTGACCGGCGTGGCGGCGTGGCTCATGGTCATGATCAAGCGGCCCTTCAAGATCGGCGACCGCATCATCATCATGGGCGTGCGCGGCGACGTCCTTGACATATCGCCGACCCATGTCCTGCTGGGAGAGGTCGGCGGGACGGTGGGCGGCGAGGAATCGTCCAACCGGGGCATCCTGATCCCGAACGCGGTGCTGTTCGACCAGATGGTGATCAACTACGCGGTATCGAAGGAAACGAAGTACATCCTGGACGAGGTGCCCGTGCGGGTGTCCTATGATTCGGACTATCAACTCGCGGAATCGACGCTCATTGCCTGTGCGCGGGAGTCGACGAAGGAGATCGTGGAAGAACTCGGGCGGGAGCCGGAGGTGAGGGCGGAATTCTTCGATTCCGGGGTCCTGATGCGGTTGCGCTACCAGTCCATCGCGGTGGAACGCCAGAAGATCTCCACGGCCATCGTCGCGAAGATCGTCAATGCGTTCTCAAACAGCGACAGGCTGGGTTTCGCCTATCCCCATTCGGCCGTGGAATACAAGATTTCGGAAGAAGCGTCGTTGCCGCCGGTGTTCAGGTACGTGCCCCTGGAACCCGGGAATCAGGGCGATTCCAAATAA
- a CDS encoding Hsp20/alpha crystallin family protein produces the protein MNLIRWKPGELYSLRRNMDRMFDSLWNQSDGGEGTDSAIWTPSVDIAETENGYVISADLPGMNKEDFDISFSNGRLAISGERKAENRTGKDNVHRIERLYGKFTRSFDLPQDADTARIDAMYKDGVLTLTIGKAEEAKPKQISVKVHA, from the coding sequence ATGAATCTCATCAGATGGAAACCCGGCGAGCTGTACAGTCTCAGACGCAACATGGACCGCATGTTCGACAGTCTGTGGAACCAGTCCGACGGCGGAGAGGGCACTGACTCCGCGATCTGGACCCCGTCTGTCGACATTGCCGAGACTGAAAACGGCTATGTCATCTCGGCGGACCTGCCCGGCATGAACAAGGAGGATTTCGACATTTCCTTTTCAAACGGCCGGTTGGCCATCTCGGGCGAACGCAAAGCGGAGAACCGTACCGGGAAAGATAACGTGCACAGGATCGAACGGCTGTACGGCAAGTTCACCCGGTCCTTCGATCTGCCGCAGGACGCGGACACCGCCAGGATCGACGCCATGTACAAGGACGGCGTGCTCACCCTCACCATCGGCAAGGCGGAAGAGGCGAAGCCGAAGCAGATCTCGGTGAAGGTCCACGCGTAA
- a CDS encoding TIGR04283 family arsenosugar biosynthesis glycosyltransferase has protein sequence MKPSSGHWNGPSDKPASSNPASLPDHSTPGHGDEYRAGIPRISVIIPTLNEASTIEDCLGQFTGGTVRPDEPAGLPGPAGPPESSGSTGPTGQDGPPGSPGPTDPFALEIIVVDGGSDDGTREIVRSRPGARLIESSMRGRAIQMNAGAAASSGDVLLFLHADTRLPVRWRELVAESIRGHGKAGGRFRFDIAHGKRIYRWIARGTNFRSRVLGITYGDQAIYTTREAFEAVGGFPGIPVFEDARFADRLKKAGGLDWIDEAVLTSARRWERRGPVRTLVLTWLLRLLYTLFVPPRFLARFYGVVR, from the coding sequence ATGAAGCCTTCATCTGGACATTGGAACGGACCCTCGGATAAGCCAGCCTCATCGAACCCGGCATCTCTGCCCGATCATAGCACGCCCGGGCATGGAGATGAGTATCGCGCCGGAATCCCCCGGATCAGCGTCATCATCCCCACACTCAATGAGGCATCGACGATCGAGGACTGCCTGGGCCAGTTCACCGGCGGTACGGTGCGTCCTGACGAGCCGGCCGGTCTGCCTGGGCCGGCCGGTCCGCCAGAGTCGTCTGGGTCGACAGGTCCGACAGGGCAGGATGGGCCGCCCGGGTCGCCGGGTCCGACCGATCCGTTCGCGCTGGAAATCATCGTCGTGGACGGCGGAAGCGACGACGGCACGCGGGAGATCGTCCGGTCGCGGCCGGGGGCGAGACTCATCGAATCCAGCATGCGGGGCCGGGCGATCCAGATGAACGCGGGCGCCGCGGCCTCGTCCGGGGACGTGCTGCTGTTTCTTCACGCCGATACCCGGCTACCGGTCCGCTGGCGTGAGCTCGTGGCCGAATCAATCCGCGGGCACGGCAAGGCCGGAGGACGGTTCCGTTTCGACATCGCCCATGGGAAGCGGATCTACCGGTGGATCGCGCGGGGCACCAATTTCCGATCGCGCGTCCTGGGCATTACCTACGGTGACCAGGCGATCTATACCACGCGGGAGGCCTTCGAGGCCGTGGGGGGATTTCCCGGGATTCCGGTCTTCGAGGACGCCCGGTTCGCCGACCGGCTGAAGAAGGCCGGCGGCCTGGACTGGATCGACGAAGCCGTGCTGACATCCGCGCGGCGCTGGGAACGCCGCGGGCCGGTGCGCACGCTGGTGCTGACCTGGCTGCTGCGCCTGCTCTATACCCTTTTCGTCCCGCCCAGGTTCCTGGCGCGTTTCTACGGGGTGGTCCGGTAG